One stretch of Zingiber officinale cultivar Zhangliang chromosome 6B, Zo_v1.1, whole genome shotgun sequence DNA includes these proteins:
- the LOC121989567 gene encoding putative disease resistance protein RGA3, with amino-acid sequence MAAALVSDASRFKGENVADLLQLKDKLKAITGIEGKMEKLKESSAIIDAVIQDVDSRPFIDAAVKELVKKLKYLAYDLEDVVDYYDTKVLQKKPRSKTSFGPVRDFFSSDNQVVYTSRISGMIQAVTESLESILLQKSILLNLPQGNILVSKPSPYRETHSRNSFDVIGRESEKNMIVDMLTKDDDVDESSHGTLKVITIVGMGGLGKTALAQLVFNDDSVKEYFYLRMWKVVGTEFDPAKIMKSVLELAFAAPVKISEIDLVRQKLEAALSGKRFLLVLDDVWNENVLKWGVLKAALTCRAPGSKILMTTRSQKVPLIMGSSKTTYHIQQLSRDDCLSLFYHFAFEDEPVDQKLMEIGEKIVEKCDGVPLAVISLGSMLRGTRDITDWSTVLNCSEIYMADPR; translated from the coding sequence ATGGCAGCAGCTTTGGTAAGTGATGCGTCTCGCTTCAAGGGCGAGAATGTAGCAGATCTCCTCCAACTCAAGGACAAACTCAAGGCTATAACGGGTATCGAAGGGAagatggagaagctcaaggagtcgTCTGCGATCATTGACGCGGTGATCCAAGATGTCGACTCCCGCCCTTTTATTGATGCTGCTGTGAAGGAGTTGGTGAAGAAGCTCAAATACTTGGCCTACGATCTCGAGGATGTTGTGGATTACTATGACACCAAAGTCTTGCAGAAAAAGCCGAGATCAAAAACTTCTTTTGGGCCGGTACGTGATTTCTTCTCTTCTGATAATCAAGTTGTGTATACCAGTAGGATAAGTGGCATGATCCAAGCTGTAACAGAAAGTTTGGAATCTATTTTGCTGCAAAAGTCCATCCTTCTCAATTTGCCACAAGGCAATATCCTCGTGTCGAAACCAAGTCCCTACAGAGAGACCCACTCCCGCAATAGCTTTGATGTTATAGGGAGAGAATCAGAGAAGAATATGATTGTCGACATGTTAACAAAGGATGATGATGTTGATGAAAGCAGTCATGGTACATTGAAGGTCATCACCATTGTAGGGATGGGTGGCCTGGGGAAGACTGCACTTGCTCAGCTTGTTTTCAATGATGACAGTGTAAAAGAGTATTTTTATCTAAGAATGTGGAAAGTTGTTGGGACTGAATTTGATCCCGCAAAGATAATGAAGTCTGTATTAGAACTGGCTTTTGCTGCACCGGTCAAAATCTCAGAAATTGATTTAGTGAGGCAGAAGCTAGAAGCAGCATTATCGGGGAAGAGATTTCTGCTCGTACTGGATGATGTATGGAATGAAAATGTATTAAAGTGGGGTGTACTGAAAGCAGCCTTAACCTGTAGGGCTCCCGGAAGCAAAATTTTGATGACAACCCGTAGCCAAAAAGTCCCTTTGATTATGGGCTCATCCAAAACCACCTATCACATACAACAATTGTCCCGAGATGATTGTCTGTCCTTGTTTTATCATTTTGCATTTGAAGACGAACCAGTCGATCAAAAGTTGATGGAAATTGGTGAAAAGATTGTTGAGAAATGTGACGGTGTGCCCTTGGCTGTCATATCTCTTGGTAGCATGCTCCGTGGCACTCGAGATATAACTGATTGGTCCACGGTATTGAACTGCAGTGAAATATATATGGCAGATCCCAGATAA